One Agrobacterium vaccinii DNA window includes the following coding sequences:
- a CDS encoding DUF3572 domain-containing protein — protein sequence MLRDTKNGKRAPKDSHETAVTILGWLASEPDMLARFLALSGLQPNMLRQSVNDPGFLAGLTDFIMSHEPDLMAFCEATGTSPEDVTAAWHHYSGPGLDSGQY from the coding sequence ATGTTGCGCGACACAAAAAACGGCAAAAGAGCCCCGAAAGACAGTCATGAAACAGCGGTCACCATACTTGGCTGGCTGGCCAGCGAGCCGGATATGCTTGCACGTTTTCTGGCGCTGAGCGGTCTGCAACCCAACATGCTGCGCCAGTCCGTCAACGACCCCGGCTTCCTCGCGGGCCTTACCGATTTCATCATGAGCCACGAACCCGACCTCATGGCCTTCTGTGAAGCAACCGGCACCAGCCCTGAAGACGTGACGGCAGCATGGCACCACTATTCCGGCCCCGGACTGGACTCCGGTCAGTATTGA
- the rpmG gene encoding 50S ribosomal protein L33: protein MAKATTIKIKLLSTADTGTFYVTTKNSRTFTDKMTKTKYDPVVRKHVEFKETKIK from the coding sequence ATGGCGAAAGCTACAACAATCAAGATCAAGCTGCTGTCGACAGCCGACACCGGTACTTTCTATGTCACGACGAAGAACAGCCGTACCTTCACGGACAAGATGACAAAGACGAAGTACGACCCAGTCGTACGCAAGCACGTTGAATTCAAGGAAACGAAGATCAAGTAA
- the dnaE gene encoding DNA polymerase III subunit alpha gives MGEISVTSETAGSGAQTPGFVHLRVHSAYSLLEGALPLKKIMAKAVSDGQPAIAITDTNNLFVALEFSEKARDEGLQPIIGCQISIDMQDATDDKRGHNNLAKLPAVVVLASNAVGYERLVDLISRAYLDGEGTGHSVNVPKSWLDEGDNSGLIVLTGASGGPVDMALKAGHATQATRRLLALKDLFGDRLYIELQRQGHFDRAHERRMIALAYEHDIPLVATNEAFFPSRDDYDAHDALMAVAHNAIVSDDTRFRLTPDHYLKSRQEMMALFADIPEALDNTIEIAQRCSYVLKKRGPILPRFTGASEDPEEADRAEGAELRRQAVEGLEQRLSALGMAPGYTEQEYRDRLDFELGVIERMKFPGYFLIVADFIKWAKNQDIPVGPGRGSGAGSLVAYALTITDVDPLRFSLLFERFLNPERVSMPDFDIDFCQDRREEVIRYVQQKYGREQVAQIITFGSLQARAALRDVGRVLEMPYGQVDRICKLVPNNPANPTPLSKAIEEEPRFQEEADKEPVVARLLDIAQKIEGLYRHASTHAAGIVIGDRPLSKLVPMYRDPRSDMPVTQFNMKWVESAGLVKFDFLGLKTLTVLKVAVDFVAKRGVTVDLAAIPLEDEKTYEMLARGETIGVFQVESAGMRKALIGMRPDCIEDIIALVALYRPGPMENIPVYNARKHGEEEIESIHPTIDYLLKETQGVIVYQEQVMQIAQVLSGYSLGEADLLRRAMGKKIKEEMDQQRERFVEGAMRNDVSKAQSNTIFDLLAKFANYGFNKSHAAAYAIVSYQTAYMKAHFPVEFLAASMTLDMANTEKVNDFRQDAGRLGIEIVAPSVQTSHRRFEPGENRIYYSLAALKGVGEGAVDHIVDVRGDTPFTSLEDFCLRIDPKQINRRVLESLVNAGAFDCFGKDRAELIGGLDRIIGYAQLAQGRRLSGQHDMFGSGSASGPEKLVLPAYQPWLASEKLLREYQVLGFYLTAHPLDTYRAVLDKLRVQNIADFTAAVKQGATAGRLAGTVTGKQERKTRTGNKMGIVTFSDASGQYEAVLFSEGLGQYRDLLEVGKSLVITVQAEERPEGIGLRIQTAESLEQRSVQMQKALRVYLRDSGPMKSLAHHLNKGDGSVYFVLIKDDGQREIELELPGKYRISPEIGAAFRSAAGVIDVELI, from the coding sequence ATGGGCGAGATTTCAGTGACCAGCGAAACGGCTGGTAGCGGTGCACAGACACCCGGCTTCGTCCATCTGCGGGTCCATTCCGCTTACTCCCTGCTTGAGGGCGCATTGCCCTTGAAGAAGATCATGGCAAAGGCCGTCTCGGACGGCCAGCCAGCCATCGCCATCACCGATACCAACAATCTGTTCGTCGCGCTCGAGTTCTCCGAAAAGGCTCGAGATGAGGGCTTGCAGCCCATCATTGGCTGCCAGATTTCCATCGATATGCAGGATGCAACCGATGACAAGCGCGGGCATAACAACCTCGCCAAACTTCCTGCCGTCGTTGTGCTCGCCTCCAATGCCGTTGGTTATGAGCGTCTGGTCGATCTGATCAGCCGCGCCTATCTGGACGGCGAAGGCACGGGCCACTCCGTCAACGTGCCCAAGTCATGGCTGGACGAGGGCGATAACTCCGGCCTCATCGTTCTGACCGGCGCATCCGGCGGCCCAGTGGACATGGCGTTGAAGGCTGGCCACGCCACGCAGGCAACCAGACGGCTTTTGGCGTTGAAGGACTTGTTCGGCGACCGCCTCTATATCGAATTGCAGCGACAGGGTCATTTCGACCGGGCGCATGAACGGCGTATGATCGCACTCGCCTATGAGCACGACATTCCGCTGGTCGCCACCAATGAGGCGTTTTTCCCGTCACGTGACGACTACGATGCGCACGACGCGCTGATGGCGGTTGCCCACAATGCCATCGTTTCGGATGACACCCGCTTTCGCCTGACCCCGGATCATTATCTCAAGAGCCGTCAGGAGATGATGGCGCTCTTTGCGGATATTCCAGAGGCGCTGGACAACACCATCGAAATTGCGCAGCGCTGTTCCTATGTGCTGAAAAAGCGCGGGCCGATTCTTCCCCGCTTTACCGGCGCTAGCGAAGACCCGGAGGAGGCGGACCGTGCGGAAGGTGCGGAACTGCGCCGTCAGGCCGTCGAAGGTCTGGAGCAACGCCTTTCCGCACTCGGCATGGCGCCGGGATATACCGAGCAAGAATATCGCGACCGGCTGGATTTCGAGCTTGGCGTTATCGAGCGCATGAAATTCCCGGGCTACTTCCTCATCGTTGCCGACTTCATCAAATGGGCGAAAAACCAGGATATTCCTGTTGGTCCCGGTCGTGGTTCGGGTGCAGGCTCGCTCGTCGCCTATGCGCTGACCATCACCGATGTCGATCCGCTGCGTTTCTCGCTGCTGTTCGAGCGCTTCCTCAATCCCGAACGCGTGTCGATGCCCGACTTCGATATCGACTTCTGCCAAGACAGGCGTGAAGAGGTCATTCGCTACGTTCAGCAGAAATATGGGCGCGAACAGGTGGCGCAGATCATCACCTTTGGTTCCTTGCAGGCGCGCGCCGCCTTGCGTGACGTTGGCCGTGTGCTGGAAATGCCCTACGGCCAGGTGGACCGTATCTGCAAGCTGGTGCCCAACAATCCCGCCAACCCGACGCCCTTGTCCAAGGCGATCGAGGAAGAGCCGCGTTTTCAGGAAGAGGCCGACAAGGAACCCGTCGTTGCCCGCCTGCTGGATATCGCCCAGAAGATCGAAGGCCTCTATCGCCACGCATCCACGCACGCCGCCGGTATCGTGATCGGTGACCGGCCTCTGTCCAAGCTCGTGCCGATGTATCGCGATCCACGTTCCGATATGCCGGTCACCCAGTTCAACATGAAATGGGTGGAAAGCGCCGGTCTCGTCAAATTCGACTTTTTGGGTCTGAAAACACTCACAGTCTTGAAGGTCGCGGTGGATTTCGTTGCCAAACGCGGCGTTACCGTCGATCTGGCGGCGATTCCGCTGGAAGACGAAAAGACTTACGAGATGCTGGCGCGCGGCGAGACAATCGGGGTGTTCCAGGTGGAAAGCGCGGGCATGCGCAAGGCGCTGATCGGCATGCGCCCCGACTGCATCGAGGATATCATCGCACTGGTCGCGCTCTATCGTCCTGGCCCGATGGAAAACATCCCTGTTTACAATGCCCGCAAGCATGGCGAGGAAGAGATCGAGTCGATCCACCCGACCATCGATTATCTTCTCAAGGAAACGCAGGGCGTTATCGTCTATCAGGAACAGGTAATGCAGATTGCCCAGGTTCTCTCGGGCTATTCGCTCGGTGAAGCCGATCTTCTGCGCCGCGCCATGGGTAAGAAGATCAAGGAGGAGATGGACCAGCAGCGTGAGCGTTTCGTTGAAGGCGCGATGCGCAACGACGTCTCGAAGGCGCAGTCCAACACCATCTTCGACCTGTTGGCCAAGTTCGCGAACTACGGCTTCAACAAATCCCACGCCGCTGCCTACGCCATAGTCTCTTATCAGACGGCCTACATGAAGGCCCATTTCCCGGTCGAGTTTCTCGCGGCCTCCATGACGCTGGATATGGCCAACACCGAAAAGGTCAACGATTTCAGACAGGACGCTGGTCGCCTCGGCATCGAGATCGTTGCGCCCTCGGTGCAGACATCGCACCGGCGTTTCGAGCCGGGCGAAAACCGCATTTATTACTCGCTGGCTGCGCTGAAAGGCGTGGGCGAGGGTGCGGTCGATCATATCGTGGACGTGCGCGGCGACACACCGTTTACCAGCCTCGAAGACTTCTGCCTGCGGATCGATCCCAAACAGATCAACCGCCGCGTTTTGGAAAGCCTCGTCAACGCGGGTGCCTTCGATTGCTTTGGCAAGGACCGCGCCGAACTGATCGGCGGGCTGGATCGCATAATCGGTTATGCCCAACTTGCGCAGGGCCGCCGTCTCAGCGGTCAGCACGATATGTTCGGCTCAGGCAGTGCGAGCGGACCGGAGAAGCTGGTGCTACCCGCTTACCAACCGTGGCTTGCGTCGGAAAAACTGCTGCGTGAATATCAGGTTCTCGGCTTTTACCTGACGGCGCATCCGCTCGATACTTACCGCGCCGTGCTGGATAAGCTGCGCGTTCAAAACATTGCCGATTTTACAGCCGCGGTAAAGCAGGGCGCCACCGCAGGTCGTCTGGCGGGTACTGTTACTGGAAAGCAGGAGCGTAAAACCCGAACCGGCAACAAGATGGGTATCGTGACTTTCTCCGATGCATCCGGGCAGTATGAGGCCGTTCTGTTTTCGGAAGGTCTCGGCCAGTACCGCGACCTGCTGGAAGTGGGCAAGTCACTCGTCATCACCGTGCAGGCGGAAGAGCGTCCCGAAGGCATCGGCCTGCGCATCCAGACGGCTGAATCGCTGGAGCAGCGCTCAGTGCAGATGCAGAAGGCGCTTCGTGTCTATCTGCGCGATTCCGGGCCGATGAAGTCGCTTGCTCATCACCTGAACAAGGGTGACGGTTCGGTCTATTTCGTGCTGATCAAAGACGATGGGCAGCGCGAGATCGAACTCGAACTGCCCGGTAAATATCGTATATCGCCGGAAATCGGCGCGGCCTTCCGGTCTGCTGCCGGTGTCATCGATGTCGAGCTAATCTGA
- a CDS encoding PleD family two-component system response regulator: protein MTARILVVDDIPTNVKLLEARLSAEYFDVLCADNGARALDICNTEQVDIILLDIMMPDMDGFEVCERLKANPATAHIPVVMVTALDQPADRVRGLKAGADDFLTKPVNDLQLISRVKSLVRLKSMSDELRARAHTAQTIGIGDPISENVHIEQPGRVLLIDGRASSQERIIKALKPVAEVFALTEPATALFEAAENDYEMAIVNSNFDNFDPLRLCSQLRSLERTRFLPLLLITEQGDETMIVRALELGVNDYIVRPLDPNELVARTLTQIKRKRFNNRLRENLDQTIEMAVIDALTGLNNRRYLDNHLKILFNRAAARERPLSVCITDIDRFKHVNDTYGHDAGDEVLREFAARLRSTVRGADLACRYGGEEFVVVMPDTSVDMAASVAERLRSIIEDTPFTLRSGRELHITASLGIATNALSVETPEQLMRQADRALYEAKSAGRNRVVAAAA, encoded by the coding sequence ATGACTGCGAGAATTCTGGTTGTCGATGATATCCCGACAAATGTGAAGCTGCTTGAGGCACGCTTGTCGGCAGAATATTTCGACGTCCTGTGTGCAGATAACGGCGCCAGAGCCCTCGATATCTGCAACACGGAGCAGGTCGATATCATTCTTCTGGATATCATGATGCCAGACATGGATGGCTTCGAGGTGTGTGAACGCCTCAAGGCCAATCCCGCAACCGCTCATATTCCCGTCGTCATGGTCACGGCGCTGGATCAGCCTGCAGACCGCGTGCGCGGCCTCAAGGCCGGTGCCGACGATTTTCTGACCAAGCCAGTCAACGATCTTCAATTGATCTCGCGCGTAAAAAGCCTGGTGCGCCTCAAATCCATGAGCGACGAGCTTCGCGCCCGCGCTCACACCGCCCAGACGATCGGTATCGGCGATCCGATTTCCGAGAATGTGCATATTGAACAGCCGGGCCGCGTCCTGCTGATCGACGGTCGCGCCAGTTCGCAGGAGCGCATCATCAAGGCGCTGAAGCCAGTTGCCGAAGTCTTTGCCCTGACCGAACCGGCAACGGCTTTGTTCGAGGCGGCGGAAAATGATTATGAGATGGCCATCGTCAACTCCAATTTCGATAATTTCGATCCACTGCGGCTTTGCTCGCAGCTTCGCTCGCTCGAGCGCACCCGCTTTTTGCCGCTGCTGCTGATCACCGAACAGGGCGATGAGACGATGATCGTCCGTGCGCTGGAACTCGGCGTCAACGACTACATCGTGCGACCGCTTGATCCCAACGAACTCGTGGCGCGCACGCTGACGCAGATCAAGCGCAAGCGCTTCAACAACAGGCTGCGCGAGAACCTCGACCAGACCATAGAAATGGCCGTCATCGACGCGCTGACCGGCCTCAACAATCGTCGTTATCTCGATAACCACCTGAAAATTCTATTCAACCGGGCTGCTGCGCGCGAACGCCCGCTGTCGGTCTGCATCACCGATATCGACCGCTTCAAGCATGTGAACGACACCTACGGCCACGATGCGGGCGACGAGGTTCTGCGCGAGTTTGCCGCCAGGCTGCGCTCTACCGTGCGCGGCGCGGATCTGGCATGCCGCTACGGCGGCGAGGAATTCGTGGTCGTCATGCCGGATACGTCAGTGGACATGGCAGCCTCCGTCGCCGAGCGGCTGCGCTCGATCATCGAAGACACGCCATTCACGCTGCGCTCTGGCCGGGAACTGCATATCACCGCATCGCTGGGCATCGCCACCAACGCACTTTCGGTGGAAACCCCTGAGCAATTGATGCGACAGGCAGACCGGGCTTTGTATGAGGCCAAAAGCGCTGGCCGCAACCGCGTGGTCGCCGCTGCTGCCTGA
- a CDS encoding response regulator: MPKQVMIVEDNELNMKLFRDLIEASGYTTIQTRNGMEALDLARKHRPDLILMDIQLPEVSGLEVTKWLKEDDELHVIPVIAVTAFAMKGDEERIRQGGCEAYVSKPISVPKFIETIKTYLGDV; the protein is encoded by the coding sequence ATGCCCAAACAAGTCATGATAGTTGAAGACAATGAGCTGAATATGAAGCTCTTTCGTGACCTGATCGAGGCGTCGGGTTACACGACGATTCAGACGCGTAACGGCATGGAAGCGTTGGATCTGGCGCGCAAGCACCGTCCCGATCTTATCCTCATGGATATTCAGTTGCCTGAAGTGTCCGGCCTTGAAGTCACGAAATGGCTGAAGGAAGACGACGAACTGCATGTCATCCCGGTTATTGCCGTCACGGCCTTCGCCATGAAGGGTGATGAGGAGCGCATTCGTCAGGGCGGCTGCGAGGCCTATGTCTCGAAGCCGATTTCAGTTCCTAAATTTATTGAGACCATCAAAACATATCTCGGCGACGTGTAA
- a CDS encoding ABC transporter ATP-binding protein has translation MAQKTALRLKGVERTYGQGEHSLSILKNADLELKSGEIVALVAPSGTGKSTLLHLAGLLEHPDAGEVFVNGRSCGDLTDEQRTLIRRSDIGFVYQFHHLLPEFTALENIMMPQLISGLPHSEAKERASALLDYMRIGHRGDHRPSELSGGEQQRVAIARAVANAPLLLLADEPTGNLDPETASYVFGALEALVRQSGLAALIATHNHELAGRMDRRVTLSEGKIVEF, from the coding sequence ATGGCACAGAAAACAGCGTTGCGGCTTAAGGGCGTGGAACGGACGTACGGGCAGGGCGAGCACAGCCTGTCCATTTTGAAGAACGCCGATCTCGAGCTGAAAAGCGGCGAGATCGTTGCTCTCGTGGCACCGTCCGGCACCGGCAAATCCACGCTGCTGCATCTGGCGGGCTTGTTGGAACACCCGGATGCTGGCGAAGTCTTCGTCAACGGAAGATCTTGTGGTGATCTCACCGACGAACAGCGCACTTTGATCCGTCGCAGCGACATCGGCTTCGTCTACCAGTTCCACCATTTGCTGCCGGAATTCACAGCGCTCGAAAACATCATGATGCCGCAGCTCATTTCGGGGTTGCCGCATTCCGAAGCCAAGGAGCGTGCCAGCGCGCTTCTCGATTACATGCGCATCGGCCATCGTGGCGATCATCGCCCGTCGGAACTGTCCGGTGGTGAGCAACAGCGTGTGGCCATCGCCCGCGCCGTTGCCAATGCGCCGCTTCTGCTTTTGGCGGATGAGCCCACCGGCAACCTCGATCCAGAGACGGCATCCTATGTCTTCGGCGCGCTGGAGGCACTCGTTCGTCAATCCGGCCTCGCAGCTCTGATCGCGACCCACAACCACGAGCTCGCAGGCCGCATGGACCGCCGCGTGACGCTCAGCGAAGGCAAGATCGTAGAGTTCTAA
- a CDS encoding NUDIX hydrolase, with translation MRPKDAASILLLDRSGDRPRVLMGKRSSAHVFMPDVYVFPGGRRDPSDRALPFGADLHPVVLQNLMRATSRAMTEGGARALALAALRELHEETGLRFHMETERRDRPDLSSLRFVARAITPPGRVRRFDTRFFCCFTDEAGINPDDIQDSDELQNLEWLDIEDNSGVNMAPITRLVLEDVTKFMIGDPSLQFESPVRQYFERRGNFIRGFL, from the coding sequence CTGCGCCCGAAAGACGCCGCATCAATCCTTCTTCTGGACCGGTCCGGCGACAGACCCCGTGTGTTGATGGGCAAACGCTCCAGCGCCCATGTGTTCATGCCTGACGTCTATGTGTTTCCCGGTGGCAGGCGTGATCCCTCCGACCGCGCCCTGCCCTTTGGCGCGGATCTGCATCCCGTTGTTTTGCAAAATCTGATGCGTGCCACTTCCCGGGCAATGACGGAAGGTGGCGCACGCGCTCTGGCGCTTGCGGCCCTTCGCGAGTTGCATGAGGAAACGGGATTGCGTTTTCACATGGAGACGGAAAGGCGTGATCGACCTGATCTCTCATCGCTGCGTTTTGTCGCCCGCGCCATCACGCCGCCCGGCAGGGTGAGGCGCTTCGATACGCGGTTCTTTTGCTGTTTTACCGATGAGGCAGGCATAAATCCTGACGATATCCAGGATTCCGACGAGCTGCAAAACCTTGAATGGCTTGACATCGAGGACAATTCAGGTGTGAACATGGCACCCATTACACGGTTGGTTCTCGAAGATGTCACAAAGTTCATGATAGGTGATCCTTCGTTACAATTCGAAAGCCCGGTGCGACAATATTTCGAGCGTCGCGGCAATTTCATTCGTGGCTTTCTATAA
- a CDS encoding DNA polymerase IV: MASAISTYDPGFCRDCLAGQPAGVRRCGACGSPRLVFHSELYDLSIAHIDCDAFYASVEKRDNPELADKPVIIGGGKRGVVSTACYIARIHGVRSAMPMFKALEACPQAVVVKPDMEKYSRVGRQIRGMMQDLTPLVQPISIDEAFLDLSGTERLHHDPPARVLASFARRVEKEIGITVSVGLSYCKFLAKVASDLQKPRGFSVIGEKEATAFLGTRPVTTIWGVGKAFAATLEADGIRMIAQLQQMEEGDLMRRYGVMGQRLYRLSRGIDDRDVHTNDPAKSVSSETTFFNDISRHDDLVSILRSLSEKVAWRLKKNEVAGHTVVLKMKTSCFKSRTRNKRLEDPTQLADRIFRTGISMLEKETDGTKFRLIGIGVTDLCNPALADPPDLVDAHAGRRAAAEAAMDKLRDKFGKGAVETGYTFGTKK; this comes from the coding sequence ATGGCATCAGCAATTTCGACCTATGATCCCGGTTTCTGCCGTGACTGTCTGGCTGGCCAGCCGGCGGGTGTGCGGCGTTGTGGGGCGTGTGGCAGTCCGCGTCTGGTCTTTCATTCCGAGCTTTACGATCTCTCGATTGCACATATCGATTGCGATGCCTTTTATGCGTCGGTGGAGAAACGGGATAATCCTGAGCTGGCCGACAAGCCCGTCATCATCGGCGGTGGCAAGCGCGGGGTGGTTTCGACGGCGTGCTACATAGCGCGCATTCACGGCGTGCGCTCTGCCATGCCGATGTTCAAGGCGCTGGAGGCCTGCCCGCAAGCGGTCGTCGTGAAGCCGGATATGGAAAAGTATAGTCGTGTCGGACGGCAGATCCGCGGCATGATGCAGGATTTGACACCGCTCGTGCAGCCAATCTCCATCGATGAGGCTTTTCTTGATCTGTCCGGCACGGAGCGGCTGCATCATGACCCGCCTGCCCGCGTTCTGGCCAGCTTTGCCCGGCGGGTGGAAAAGGAAATCGGCATTACCGTTTCCGTCGGGCTTTCCTACTGCAAATTTCTGGCCAAGGTGGCGTCCGACCTGCAAAAGCCACGCGGCTTCTCCGTGATCGGCGAGAAGGAAGCGACGGCGTTTCTCGGGACGCGCCCCGTCACGACTATATGGGGTGTCGGCAAAGCCTTCGCCGCCACACTGGAGGCTGATGGCATCCGCATGATCGCGCAGTTGCAGCAGATGGAGGAAGGCGACCTGATGCGGCGCTACGGCGTCATGGGTCAGCGGCTCTATCGACTTTCGCGCGGCATCGATGACCGCGATGTTCACACAAACGACCCGGCGAAGAGCGTGTCTTCCGAGACCACATTTTTCAACGATATCTCCCGCCATGACGATCTGGTTTCGATCCTGAGATCGCTCTCCGAAAAAGTGGCCTGGCGGCTGAAGAAGAACGAGGTTGCGGGCCACACCGTGGTCTTGAAGATGAAGACGTCCTGCTTCAAATCCCGTACCCGCAACAAGCGGCTGGAAGACCCGACGCAACTGGCTGACAGGATATTCCGCACCGGCATTTCGATGCTCGAAAAGGAAACGGATGGCACCAAGTTTCGGTTGATCGGCATTGGCGTGACCGATCTGTGCAATCCGGCGCTCGCCGACCCGCCTGATCTGGTCGATGCTCATGCCGGGCGGCGCGCCGCCGCAGAGGCCGCAATGGATAAGCTACGCGATAAGTTCGGCAAGGGAGCCGTGGAAACCGGCTATACATTCGGCACGAAAAAATAG
- a CDS encoding L,D-transpeptidase family protein: protein MMLRAFVGACLLSTSVLVQAAFAGDVRSLQVIVSKNEQTLSLYDGGELVATSKVSSGKPGHDTPSGIFSILDKKKYHESNIYSAAPMPFMQRLTWSGIALHEGRVPNYPASHGCIRLPAKFAKSLYGMTARGVHVIVSDAAVAPQRVDHPTLLQPHDQPDEKLMLSDVELRPARFDASLKMVEVAVNQTTSSVKPKASVERNLSPLRILITRRGEREKIMDVQRLLTEIGFDAGVADGYAGQMTISAVNGFKRWKQMKTSGPLLTDEVVDAIYASAGADAAPNGQLMVRRDFKPLFEAPIHIKDPHVALGTHFFEVIDMDRDSGKAEWNGLTLENYLPAAARKRLGIDVADVPGRLDPLSAVLDRLDIPKDIRAKLEADLTTGSSITVSDLSHGLETGEGTDFVTITRDRPI, encoded by the coding sequence ATGATGTTGCGTGCCTTTGTTGGAGCCTGTCTCCTGTCCACCTCCGTTCTGGTGCAGGCAGCCTTTGCCGGCGATGTCCGCAGCCTTCAGGTGATCGTTTCCAAGAACGAGCAGACACTGTCGCTGTATGACGGCGGCGAACTGGTTGCCACATCCAAGGTGTCTTCCGGCAAGCCGGGGCATGACACGCCAAGCGGCATCTTCTCTATCCTGGACAAGAAGAAGTACCACGAATCCAACATCTATTCGGCAGCGCCGATGCCTTTCATGCAGCGGCTGACCTGGTCTGGCATTGCACTGCATGAGGGGCGCGTGCCCAACTATCCGGCATCGCATGGCTGCATTCGCCTGCCCGCCAAGTTCGCAAAAAGTCTTTACGGCATGACGGCGCGCGGCGTGCACGTCATCGTTTCCGATGCGGCGGTCGCGCCGCAGCGCGTGGACCACCCAACACTCTTGCAGCCGCATGACCAGCCTGACGAAAAGCTGATGCTGTCTGATGTTGAGCTGCGCCCGGCACGCTTCGACGCATCGCTGAAGATGGTGGAAGTCGCCGTCAACCAGACGACGAGTTCGGTCAAGCCGAAGGCATCCGTTGAGCGGAACCTGTCGCCGCTGCGCATTCTCATCACCCGACGTGGCGAGCGTGAAAAGATCATGGACGTACAGCGTCTGCTGACAGAAATCGGCTTCGATGCCGGTGTGGCGGACGGTTACGCCGGGCAAATGACGATCAGCGCCGTGAACGGGTTCAAGCGCTGGAAACAGATGAAGACATCAGGTCCGCTTTTGACGGATGAGGTGGTGGATGCGATCTACGCATCAGCCGGTGCGGACGCTGCGCCCAATGGCCAGTTGATGGTGCGGCGGGACTTCAAGCCGCTGTTTGAAGCGCCCATTCACATCAAGGACCCGCATGTGGCGCTTGGCACGCACTTCTTCGAGGTCATCGATATGGACCGCGATAGCGGCAAGGCGGAGTGGAACGGTCTGACGCTGGAGAACTATCTGCCAGCCGCGGCGCGCAAACGTCTCGGTATCGACGTGGCCGATGTGCCGGGACGTCTCGATCCGTTGAGCGCGGTGCTCGACCGTCTGGATATCCCAAAGGATATTCGCGCAAAGCTCGAAGCAGACCTGACAACCGGCAGTTCGATTACGGTATCGGACCTCAGCCACGGGCTGGAGACCGGAGAGGGGACGGATTTCGTCACCATCACCCGCGACCGTCCTATCTGA
- a CDS encoding MFS transporter yields the protein MSHPTCDADDIHWPSLIAAISAISAVGIAIGLGLPLLSIILEKRGISSSMIGLNTAMAGVAAMMAAPVTSRLAHEFGVARTMMTAVVVSAISALGFYFADAFWMWFPLRIVFHGATTMLFILSEFWINAAAPPRRRGMVLGMYATGMAVGFAGGPLLFSAIGSEGITPFLLGSAIILLAAIPIFLARHESPDLDEKPNHHFVRYIWLVPMASAAAFVYGSVQAGGLSLFPVYATREGFSESQAALLLTVMAIGNMAFQIPIGMLSDRMKDRRILLGLMALTGVIGTLALPLLVDNWMLLSSLLLLWGGCVSGMYTVGLTHLGSRLTGSDLVAANAAFIFCYAIGTIAGPQTVGISMDVAGTDGFAWALAMFFGLYVVLSIGRSVFGSNRT from the coding sequence ATGTCCCATCCGACTTGCGACGCCGACGATATTCACTGGCCCTCGCTCATCGCCGCCATATCCGCCATCAGCGCCGTTGGCATCGCCATCGGCCTCGGCTTGCCGCTTTTGAGCATCATTCTTGAAAAGCGCGGTATCTCCTCCAGCATGATCGGCCTCAACACGGCCATGGCGGGTGTCGCCGCCATGATGGCAGCGCCGGTGACCAGCAGGCTGGCGCATGAGTTCGGTGTGGCGCGCACCATGATGACGGCGGTGGTCGTCTCGGCCATCAGCGCGCTTGGCTTTTATTTCGCCGATGCCTTCTGGATGTGGTTTCCGCTGCGAATTGTTTTCCATGGTGCCACTACCATGCTGTTCATTCTCTCCGAGTTCTGGATCAACGCCGCAGCGCCGCCCAGACGGCGCGGCATGGTGCTGGGCATGTATGCGACCGGCATGGCCGTGGGCTTTGCCGGGGGGCCGCTGCTGTTTTCCGCCATCGGCAGCGAGGGAATCACACCCTTTTTGCTCGGCTCGGCTATTATCCTTCTGGCGGCGATCCCTATCTTCCTGGCGCGGCACGAAAGCCCGGATCTGGATGAAAAGCCCAACCACCACTTCGTGCGCTACATCTGGCTGGTGCCGATGGCCTCTGCTGCGGCCTTCGTCTATGGGTCGGTGCAGGCGGGCGGGCTATCGCTCTTCCCGGTCTACGCGACTCGCGAAGGTTTTAGCGAATCGCAGGCCGCGTTGCTGCTGACCGTCATGGCCATCGGCAACATGGCGTTTCAAATTCCCATCGGCATGCTGTCCGACCGCATGAAGGATCGGCGCATTCTGTTGGGCCTGATGGCGCTGACGGGCGTCATAGGTACGCTTGCGCTGCCGTTGCTGGTGGACAACTGGATGCTGCTGTCATCGCTGCTGTTGCTGTGGGGTGGCTGCGTCTCCGGCATGTATACCGTTGGCCTCACCCATCTGGGGTCCCGCCTCACCGGCTCCGATCTGGTGGCCGCCAACGCCGCCTTCATCTTCTGTTACGCCATCGGCACCATTGCCGGGCCGCAAACCGTGGGAATTTCCATGGATGTGGCCGGAACCGATGGTTTTGCTTGGGCGCTGGCGATGTTTTTCGGGCTCTACGTGGTTCTTTCCATTGGCCGTTCGGTTTTCGGATCAAATCGGACTTGA